In a single window of the Streptococcus ilei genome:
- a CDS encoding sucrose-6-phosphate hydrolase: MEWTTELRYKRYEDWTEEEKKQIKENMAKSPWHTHYHVEPTSGLLNDPNGFSYFDGKWILFYQNFPFGAAHGLKSWVQLESDDLVHFNETGVKVFPDTPLDSHGAYSGSAMQFDDKLFLFYTGNVRDENWIRHPYQIGALMDKEGKIEKINKILIDQPADSTDHFRDPQIFNFKGQYYAIVGGQDLEKKGFVRLYKAVNNDYTNWVEVGDLDFNNDRTAYMMECPNLVFVGEQPILLYCPQGLDKAVLDYDNIYPNMYKIGASFDPEQARLVDVSELQNLDYGFEAYATQGFNAPDGRALTVSWLGLPDVAYPSDRYDHQGAFSLVKELSIKDGKLYQYPVEAIKELRSSSSEFRNKEVTNNCYELELAFEANSKSEIVLLADKEGKGLSITFDIANGQVIVDRSQAGEQYAQEFGTTRTCPIENQATTATIFIDHSIFEIFINKGEKVFSGRVFPHANQTGILIKSGTPTGTYYELDYGRKAH, translated from the coding sequence ATGGAATGGACAACCGAACTTCGGTACAAACGGTATGAAGACTGGACCGAAGAAGAAAAGAAACAAATTAAAGAAAATATGGCCAAATCCCCTTGGCATACTCACTACCATGTTGAACCAACATCTGGTCTCTTAAATGATCCAAATGGTTTCTCTTATTTTGACGGCAAATGGATCCTCTTTTACCAAAACTTTCCGTTTGGAGCCGCACATGGATTGAAGTCTTGGGTACAACTCGAAAGTGACGATTTAGTCCATTTTAACGAAACCGGAGTGAAGGTCTTTCCAGACACACCTTTAGATAGCCATGGAGCCTATTCTGGATCAGCTATGCAATTCGATGACAAACTTTTCTTATTCTATACAGGAAATGTACGAGATGAGAACTGGATCCGCCATCCCTACCAAATCGGGGCTTTGATGGACAAAGAAGGAAAGATTGAAAAAATCAACAAAATCTTGATTGATCAACCTGCTGATTCTACTGATCACTTCCGTGACCCACAGATTTTTAATTTCAAAGGCCAATACTACGCCATTGTCGGTGGTCAAGACCTTGAGAAAAAAGGATTCGTTCGTCTTTACAAAGCAGTGAATAACGATTATACAAACTGGGTTGAAGTAGGAGATCTTGATTTCAACAATGATCGTACAGCTTATATGATGGAATGTCCTAACTTGGTCTTCGTCGGCGAGCAACCTATCCTTCTTTATTGCCCTCAAGGTTTGGACAAAGCGGTCCTCGATTACGACAATATCTACCCAAATATGTATAAGATTGGGGCTTCTTTTGATCCTGAACAGGCTCGTTTAGTTGATGTATCTGAATTGCAAAACTTAGACTATGGCTTCGAAGCCTATGCAACTCAAGGCTTCAATGCTCCTGATGGAAGAGCCTTAACTGTTAGCTGGTTAGGTCTACCAGATGTCGCTTATCCATCTGATCGTTATGACCACCAAGGAGCTTTCTCTTTGGTCAAAGAGCTAAGTATTAAGGACGGTAAACTTTATCAATATCCAGTTGAAGCTATAAAAGAGCTCCGCTCCTCTTCATCCGAGTTTCGTAACAAAGAGGTTACCAACAATTGTTACGAGTTAGAATTAGCCTTTGAAGCGAATAGCAAAAGTGAGATTGTTCTCCTAGCAGATAAAGAAGGAAAAGGTCTTTCTATTACTTTCGATATTGCAAATGGTCAAGTCATTGTCGATCGTAGCCAAGCTGGTGAACAATATGCCCAAGAGTTTGGGACTACTCGTACTTGCCCGATCGAAAACCAAGCTACAACTGCTACTATTTTCATCGATCATTCTATTTTTGAAATTTTTATCAACAAAGGAGAAAAAGTATTCTCTGGTCGCGTCTTCCCGCATGCTAATCAAACTGGTATTTTGATTAAATCTGGAACACCTACTGGAACATACTACGAACTAGACTATGGTCGCAAAGCTCACTGA
- a CDS encoding LacI family DNA-binding transcriptional regulator codes for MVAKLTDVAKLAGVSPTTVSRVINKKGYLSEKTISKVKEAMRELGYKPNTIARSLQGKSAKLIGLIFPKISHVFYAELIDKLEEELFKHGYKTIICNSEHDSEKEREYIEMLEANQVDGIISGSHNLGIEDYNRVTAPIIAFDRNLSPEIPVVSSDNYAGGVLAAETLAKTGAKKIIMITGNDNSNSPTGLRHAGFASVLPGAQIINVSSDYSPIRKEMEIKSILTQQKPDAIFASDDLTAILVMKIADELGISIPEDLKVIGYDGTYFIEKFFPRLTTIKQPLQEIAHLTVDLLLQKIEGKEVKTTGYFLPVSVLPGKSV; via the coding sequence ATGGTCGCAAAGCTCACTGATGTCGCCAAATTAGCTGGCGTCAGCCCTACGACAGTTTCACGAGTCATCAATAAAAAGGGCTATTTATCTGAAAAAACTATCTCAAAAGTCAAAGAGGCCATGAGGGAGTTGGGCTACAAGCCTAATACAATCGCTCGGAGCCTACAAGGAAAATCAGCCAAATTAATCGGCTTAATCTTCCCAAAAATCAGTCATGTCTTCTATGCAGAATTAATCGATAAATTGGAAGAAGAACTGTTCAAACATGGGTATAAAACCATTATTTGTAATAGCGAGCATGATTCTGAAAAAGAACGTGAATACATTGAAATGCTAGAAGCCAATCAAGTAGATGGTATTATTTCTGGTAGTCATAATCTGGGAATTGAAGATTATAACCGAGTTACAGCTCCTATCATCGCTTTTGACCGAAACCTATCACCTGAGATCCCTGTCGTCTCCTCAGATAACTACGCCGGTGGCGTCCTTGCTGCGGAAACCCTTGCCAAGACAGGTGCAAAGAAAATTATCATGATTACGGGGAATGATAACTCCAATTCCCCAACAGGTCTTCGCCATGCAGGGTTTGCTTCGGTACTGCCAGGAGCACAAATCATTAATGTTTCTAGTGATTATTCCCCCATTCGCAAAGAAATGGAAATCAAGTCTATCTTGACCCAGCAAAAACCTGATGCTATCTTTGCATCTGACGATCTAACGGCGATTTTGGTGATGAAAATTGCTGATGAACTCGGCATTTCAATTCCAGAAGACCTCAAAGTCATTGGCTACGACGGGACCTACTTTATTGAAAAATTTTTCCCCCGTCTAACCACCATCAAGCAACCTTTACAAGAGATTGCTCACCTGACGGTCGATCTTCTTCTACAGAAAATCGAAGGGAAAGAGGTAAAGACTACAGGCTATTTTCTCCCTGTTAGTGTTTTACCCGGAAAAAGTGTGTAA
- the nusB gene encoding transcription antitermination factor NusB has translation MTDILFESRRDLRERAFQALMSLEYEGDVVEACRFAFTHDKEETDQEVEIPAFLLNLVSGVRQSKDELDQQIAQHLKTGWTVERLTLVEKNILRLGVFEMTSFDTPQLVAVNEAIELAKTFSDEKSARFVNGVLSQFVTEAE, from the coding sequence ATGACTGATATTTTATTTGAATCACGTCGTGATCTACGGGAGCGTGCCTTTCAAGCTCTGATGAGTTTAGAGTATGAAGGGGATGTTGTAGAAGCGTGTCGATTTGCTTTTACTCATGACAAAGAGGAAACAGACCAGGAAGTGGAAATTCCAGCTTTTCTCCTCAATTTGGTATCGGGTGTTCGTCAATCAAAGGATGAATTGGATCAACAGATTGCCCAACACTTGAAAACTGGCTGGACCGTAGAACGCTTGACTCTAGTGGAGAAAAACATTCTTCGTTTGGGTGTGTTTGAAATGACTTCCTTTGATACACCTCAATTGGTTGCGGTGAATGAAGCAATTGAATTAGCAAAAACTTTTTCAGATGAGAAATCTGCTAGGTTTGTGAATGGTGTCTTAAGCCAATTTGTGACGGAAGCAGAATAA
- a CDS encoding Asp23/Gls24 family envelope stress response protein: MATEQYGEIVIAPRVLEKIIAIATAKVDGVHSLENKSVSDSLSKRALGRGVYLRTQEDGQISVDIYLYLEYGVAVPKVAVAIQKAVKTAVYNMADVTLDDVNIHVVGIVTEKAAKPDLKDLFNEDFLND, encoded by the coding sequence ATGGCAACTGAACAATACGGCGAAATCGTCATTGCACCTCGTGTGCTAGAAAAAATTATTGCGATTGCGACTGCAAAAGTAGATGGTGTTCATTCTCTTGAAAACAAGAGTGTATCGGATAGCCTTTCAAAACGTGCTCTTGGTCGTGGGGTTTACCTTCGTACACAAGAAGATGGTCAAATCTCTGTTGATATTTACCTCTATCTAGAGTATGGTGTGGCAGTCCCTAAAGTAGCGGTTGCAATCCAAAAAGCAGTAAAAACAGCTGTCTACAATATGGCAGATGTCACCTTGGATGATGTCAACATCCATGTAGTCGGAATCGTGACTGAAAAAGCAGCGAAACCTGATTTGAAAGATTTGTTTAATGAGGATTTCCTCAATGACTGA
- the efp gene encoding elongation factor P → MIEASKLKAGMTFETADGKLIRVLEASHHKPGKGNTIMRMKLRDVRTGSTFDTSYRPEEKFEQAIIETVPAQYLYKMDDTAYFMNTETYDQYEIPVANIENELLYILENSEVKIQFYGNEVIGVTVPTTVELTVAETQPSIKGATVTGSGKPATMETGLVVNVPDFIEAGQKLIINTAEGTYVSRA, encoded by the coding sequence ATGATTGAAGCAAGTAAGTTGAAAGCTGGTATGACCTTTGAAACAGCTGATGGGAAATTGATCCGCGTTTTGGAAGCTAGCCACCACAAACCAGGTAAAGGAAATACTATCATGCGTATGAAATTGCGTGATGTTCGTACTGGTTCAACTTTTGATACAAGCTACCGTCCAGAAGAAAAATTTGAGCAAGCTATTATTGAAACAGTACCAGCTCAATATTTGTATAAAATGGATGACACAGCTTACTTCATGAATACTGAAACATACGACCAATATGAAATTCCTGTTGCCAATATTGAGAACGAATTGCTTTACATCCTTGAAAACTCAGAAGTAAAAATCCAATTCTATGGAAACGAAGTGATTGGGGTGACTGTTCCTACAACTGTTGAATTGACAGTTGCTGAAACTCAACCATCTATTAAAGGTGCTACAGTTACAGGTTCTGGTAAACCAGCTACAATGGAAACAGGTCTTGTGGTTAACGTTCCAGACTTCATCGAAGCAGGACAAAAATTGATTATCAATACAGCTGAAGGAACTTACGTTTCTCGTGCCTAA
- a CDS encoding M24 family metallopeptidase translates to MNQRITNLRTKMKAQDLKAVLINNLKNVYYLTGFWGSNGTVLVTEERVVLFTDSRYTIHAHATCFPFVEIVETRNELEEAAKIVKDAAIHELGFEDEITVAYQTRLATAFSGVSLRALSDFVMEFRLIKDETEVATIRKACSISDQAFLDVLEFIKVGQTTELEAATFLDFRMRELGASGVSFDIISAAGERSAMPHATPSDRIISAGDALTLDFGCLYNHYVSDMTRTIYAGHVSDKEREIYETVLKANQALIAEAKAGLGFREFDKIPRDIIEAAGYGQYFTHGIGHGIGLDIHEEPYFSQTSKEVIKAGMVLTDEPGIYIEGLSGVRIEDDLLITETGCEVLTLAPKELIVI, encoded by the coding sequence ATGAACCAACGAATTACAAATCTACGAACTAAAATGAAGGCACAGGATCTAAAAGCTGTCCTCATTAACAACTTGAAAAATGTTTACTATTTGACAGGTTTCTGGGGATCAAATGGGACTGTTTTGGTAACAGAAGAGCGCGTAGTCCTCTTTACGGATTCTCGCTATACCATTCATGCCCATGCGACTTGTTTCCCCTTTGTTGAGATTGTTGAAACCCGCAATGAATTGGAAGAAGCAGCAAAAATTGTCAAAGATGCAGCTATCCATGAACTTGGCTTTGAGGATGAGATTACAGTTGCCTATCAGACCCGTCTGGCAACGGCTTTCTCAGGAGTCTCTCTAAGGGCCTTGTCTGATTTTGTGATGGAATTTCGTTTGATTAAAGATGAGACAGAAGTGGCAACCATCCGTAAGGCCTGCAGTATTTCAGATCAAGCCTTCCTAGATGTGCTCGAATTTATCAAGGTTGGTCAAACAACAGAGTTAGAAGCTGCGACCTTCCTGGATTTCAGAATGCGGGAATTGGGAGCTTCAGGTGTATCCTTTGATATCATCTCCGCTGCGGGAGAGCGCTCTGCCATGCCTCATGCGACTCCAAGTGATCGTATTATCTCTGCGGGGGATGCCTTGACCTTGGACTTTGGCTGTCTTTACAACCATTACGTGAGTGATATGACCCGGACCATTTATGCAGGTCATGTCAGCGATAAGGAAAGAGAAATCTACGAAACGGTCTTGAAAGCCAACCAAGCTCTCATTGCTGAAGCCAAGGCTGGACTAGGTTTCCGTGAGTTTGATAAAATTCCTCGAGACATTATCGAGGCGGCAGGATACGGCCAGTACTTTACTCATGGCATTGGTCATGGAATTGGCTTGGACATCCATGAAGAGCCTTATTTCAGCCAAACTTCCAAAGAAGTCATCAAGGCGGGGATGGTCTTGACAGATGAGCCAGGAATCTACATTGAAGGTCTATCAGGGGTCCGGATTGAAGATGATCTCCTGATTACGGAAACTGGCTGTGAAGTCTTGACCCTTGCGCCAAAAGAATTGATTGTGATCTAA
- the uvrA gene encoding excinuclease ABC subunit UvrA: protein MLDKIVIHGARAHNLKNIDVEIPRDKLVVVTGLSGSGKSSLAFDTLYAEGQRRYVESLSAYARQFLGNMEKPDVDSIDGLSPAISIDQKTTSKNPRSTVGTTTEINDYLRLLYARVGTPYCINGHGAITASSVEQIVDQVLELPDRQRLQILAPIVRKKKGQHKNIIEKVQKDGYVRVRVDGEIFDVTEIPELSKSQQHTIEVVVDRIVIKDGIRSRLFDSVEAALRIADGYVVIDTMDDNELLFSEHYACPVCGFTVPELEPRLFSFNAPFGSCPDCDGLGIKLEVDLDLVVPDSSKTLREGALAPWNPISSNYYPQMLEQAMIQFGIDMDKPFEDLSPEDRHLIFYGSDGKEFHFHYENEFGGVRDIDIPFEGVVTNINRRYHETSSDFTRNQMLSYMNELTCATCHGYRLNDQALSVRVGGEKGLHIGQISDLSIEDHLKVIADLQLTKNEETIARPILKEVKDRLSFLNNVGLSYLTLSRSAGTLSGGESQRIRLATQIGSNLSGVLYILDEPSIGLHQRDNDRLIASLKKMRDLGNTLIVVEHDEDTMREADYLIDVGPGAGVFGGEIVAAGTPKQVARNSKSITGQYLSGKRAIPVPTERRVGNGRFIELTGAAENNLKEVTARFPLGKFIAVTGVSGSGKSTLVNSILKKVLAQKLNRNSEKPGKYKTISGVEHIDRLIDIDQSPIGRTPRSNPATYTGVFDDIRDLFAQTNEAKIRGYKKGRFSFNVKGGRCEACSGDGIIKIEMHFLPDVYVPCEVCHGRRYNSETLEVHYKEKNISQILDMTVNDAVDFFKHIPKINRKLQTIKDVGLGYVTLGQPATTLSGGEAQRMKLASELHKRSTGKSFYILDEPTTGLHTEDISRLLKVLERFVDDGNTVLVIEHNLDVIKTADHIIDLGPEGGVGGGTIIATGTPEEVASNPASFTGQYLKGKLQ from the coding sequence ATGCTCGATAAAATTGTCATTCATGGAGCGCGTGCTCATAATTTAAAAAATATTGATGTTGAAATCCCTCGAGACAAGCTGGTTGTGGTCACTGGTTTATCGGGTTCTGGGAAATCGAGCTTAGCCTTTGACACTCTCTATGCAGAAGGACAAAGACGTTACGTAGAGAGTTTATCAGCCTATGCTCGCCAGTTTTTAGGAAATATGGAAAAACCTGATGTGGACTCGATTGATGGCTTAAGCCCCGCCATTTCCATTGACCAAAAAACAACCAGCAAAAATCCGCGGTCAACGGTTGGTACGACAACGGAAATCAACGATTACTTACGTCTTTTATATGCTCGTGTGGGGACTCCCTACTGTATCAATGGCCATGGGGCGATCACCGCTTCTTCGGTCGAGCAGATTGTAGACCAAGTTTTGGAACTGCCAGATCGCCAACGCCTGCAAATCTTAGCTCCCATTGTTCGCAAGAAAAAAGGCCAGCATAAGAATATCATCGAAAAGGTTCAAAAAGATGGCTATGTCCGGGTGCGTGTGGATGGTGAGATCTTTGATGTGACAGAGATCCCAGAGTTGTCAAAAAGCCAGCAGCACACCATCGAGGTTGTCGTAGACCGGATTGTCATCAAAGACGGCATTCGTTCTCGTCTCTTTGACTCTGTAGAAGCAGCTCTCCGGATCGCAGATGGCTACGTGGTCATTGATACTATGGACGACAATGAACTGCTCTTTTCAGAGCATTATGCTTGCCCGGTATGTGGCTTTACCGTCCCTGAATTGGAACCCCGCCTCTTTTCATTTAATGCCCCCTTTGGCTCTTGTCCAGATTGTGATGGACTAGGGATCAAGCTAGAAGTGGACTTGGATTTGGTTGTTCCAGATTCTAGCAAGACTCTCCGTGAAGGAGCGCTTGCACCATGGAACCCGATTTCCTCTAATTACTATCCTCAGATGTTGGAACAGGCTATGATCCAGTTTGGGATTGATATGGACAAGCCCTTTGAAGACTTATCTCCAGAAGACCGCCACTTAATTTTTTATGGGTCTGATGGCAAGGAGTTCCATTTCCATTATGAGAATGAATTTGGTGGGGTTCGCGATATTGACATTCCTTTTGAAGGAGTCGTCACCAACATCAATCGCCGCTACCACGAAACTTCTAGTGACTTCACCCGCAATCAGATGTTGTCCTACATGAATGAATTGACTTGTGCCACCTGCCATGGTTATCGCTTGAATGACCAGGCCTTGTCTGTCCGAGTAGGAGGAGAGAAGGGGCTACATATCGGGCAAATCTCTGACTTGTCCATTGAGGACCATCTGAAGGTGATAGCTGATCTCCAATTAACCAAGAATGAAGAGACCATTGCTCGTCCGATTCTCAAAGAAGTCAAGGATCGCTTGAGCTTCTTGAACAATGTTGGCTTGAGTTATCTGACCCTTTCTCGCTCGGCCGGGACTCTATCTGGGGGGGAGAGTCAGCGGATTCGCTTGGCAACTCAGATTGGTTCCAATCTCTCAGGAGTCCTCTATATCCTAGATGAGCCGTCAATCGGTCTCCATCAAAGGGACAATGACCGCTTGATTGCTAGTCTTAAGAAGATGCGTGATTTGGGAAATACCTTGATCGTCGTCGAACACGATGAGGATACCATGAGAGAAGCTGATTATCTGATCGACGTCGGTCCAGGAGCCGGAGTCTTTGGAGGCGAGATTGTTGCGGCTGGAACGCCTAAGCAGGTAGCCCGCAATAGCAAATCCATCACTGGTCAGTATCTTTCTGGTAAACGGGCCATTCCAGTACCAACTGAACGGCGGGTAGGCAACGGACGCTTTATCGAGCTGACAGGTGCCGCTGAAAATAACTTAAAAGAGGTGACAGCACGCTTCCCGCTTGGCAAGTTCATTGCTGTAACTGGCGTTTCTGGCTCAGGGAAGTCAACCTTAGTCAACAGTATTTTGAAAAAGGTTCTGGCTCAAAAATTGAATCGCAATTCGGAGAAACCAGGGAAATACAAAACCATTTCAGGTGTCGAGCACATTGATCGACTGATCGATATCGATCAAAGTCCGATTGGGCGCACTCCACGCTCAAATCCAGCTACCTATACAGGAGTATTTGACGATATTCGCGATCTCTTTGCCCAAACCAATGAAGCCAAGATTAGAGGCTACAAAAAAGGCCGCTTTAGTTTCAATGTCAAAGGGGGCCGGTGTGAGGCTTGCTCGGGAGATGGTATTATCAAGATTGAGATGCATTTCCTACCGGATGTCTATGTCCCGTGTGAAGTCTGCCATGGGCGCCGCTACAACAGTGAAACCTTAGAAGTTCACTATAAAGAAAAGAATATCTCCCAGATTTTGGACATGACCGTCAATGATGCGGTGGATTTCTTTAAACACATTCCAAAGATTAATCGCAAATTACAAACCATCAAGGATGTCGGCTTGGGCTATGTGACCTTGGGACAGCCGGCAACGACACTTTCAGGAGGAGAAGCCCAGCGGATGAAGTTGGCTTCCGAGCTTCATAAGCGCTCAACTGGTAAGTCCTTCTATATTTTGGATGAACCAACAACGGGTCTTCATACAGAGGATATCTCTCGTTTGCTCAAGGTCTTGGAACGCTTTGTAGACGATGGCAATACCGTTTTGGTCATTGAGCACAACTTGGATGTGATTAAGACAGCGGACCATATCATCGACTTAGGACCAGAAGGTGGTGTCGGTGGTGGTACCATTATTGCGACAGGGACACCAGAAGAAGTAGCCAGCAACCCAGCTAGCTTTACAGGACAGTATTTGAAAGGGAAATTACAATGA
- a CDS encoding magnesium transporter CorA family protein produces MKRVFLSTTTEFKEIETLEPGSWINLVNPSQSESMEIASAFNIDIADLRAPLDAEEMSRMTIEDEYTLIIVDVPIKEERNNQTYYVTIPLGIILTEEAIITTCLEELPLLDTFINRRLRNFYTFMRSRFIFQILYRNAELYLSALRTLDRKSEQIESQLHKSTRNEELIELMELEKTIVYFKASLKTNERVIKKLTSATSNIKKYLEDEDLLEDTLIETQQAIEMADIYGNILHSMTDTFASIISNNQNNIMKTLAMVTIVMSIPTMIFSAYGMNFKNNDLPLNGEPNAFWLIIFIAFAMTGSLVVYLIHKKWF; encoded by the coding sequence ATGAAACGGGTCTTTTTATCAACAACGACTGAATTTAAAGAAATAGAGACACTGGAACCCGGTAGCTGGATCAACCTTGTCAATCCTTCCCAAAGTGAATCGATGGAAATCGCCTCTGCTTTTAACATCGATATTGCCGACTTACGGGCACCACTCGATGCGGAAGAAATGTCCCGTATGACCATCGAAGATGAGTATACCTTGATCATCGTGGACGTTCCCATCAAGGAAGAACGGAACAATCAGACCTACTATGTCACCATCCCTTTGGGAATCATCCTAACAGAAGAGGCTATCATCACCACTTGCTTGGAAGAGTTGCCTCTCCTAGACACCTTTATCAATCGTCGCTTGCGGAATTTCTATACCTTCATGCGGTCCCGCTTTATCTTCCAGATCCTTTATCGCAATGCTGAGCTTTATTTGTCTGCGCTTCGTACCTTGGATCGTAAAAGCGAGCAGATTGAAAGCCAATTGCACAAATCGACGCGTAATGAAGAGCTGATTGAGTTGATGGAGCTGGAAAAGACCATTGTCTACTTCAAGGCCTCTTTGAAAACCAATGAGCGCGTGATCAAGAAATTGACCAGTGCCACTAGTAACATCAAGAAATACCTGGAAGATGAGGATCTGTTGGAAGATACCTTGATCGAGACCCAACAGGCCATCGAGATGGCGGATATTTATGGAAACATCCTCCACTCCATGACCGATACCTTCGCATCAATTATCTCCAACAACCAGAATAATATCATGAAGACCTTGGCCATGGTGACCATCGTCATGTCCATCCCAACCATGATTTTCTCAGCCTACGGGATGAACTTCAAGAACAATGATCTTCCGCTCAACGGGGAACCCAATGCCTTTTGGCTCATTATCTTTATCGCCTTCGCCATGACCGGCTCCCTCGTCGTTTACCTCATCCATAAAAAATGGTTCTAA
- a CDS encoding DUF1129 family protein → MSQFDLTQLSKKNQEFVRIAKHQLIENGKTEEEATSLIEEILPAIFENQPKGVTARTLFGAPTVWANAFSDKERYEKEHPKENDTPLLMITDSFLLVFGLFAAISAFMNLFAPQGTTYGLLTLTLGSLAGGVVLYLMYYYFYQYYDVSKRGMKRPALTKSLPILMLAMILWVVILMVTALLPQFLNPRVPNWFMLLLGGGALLLRYYLKKKYNIKSANTAPQRR, encoded by the coding sequence ATGTCTCAATTTGATCTGACCCAATTAAGTAAGAAAAACCAAGAATTCGTTCGTATCGCTAAACACCAATTGATTGAAAATGGCAAAACGGAAGAAGAGGCTACCAGCCTAATTGAAGAGATTCTTCCAGCTATCTTTGAAAACCAACCAAAAGGAGTAACGGCGCGAACTCTCTTTGGAGCGCCAACTGTTTGGGCCAATGCATTTAGTGATAAGGAACGCTACGAAAAAGAGCATCCAAAAGAAAATGATACTCCTCTTCTCATGATTACGGATTCCTTCCTGCTCGTCTTTGGCCTCTTTGCTGCGATTTCAGCCTTCATGAACTTATTTGCACCTCAGGGAACTACTTATGGACTTCTCACCTTGACTCTTGGTAGCTTGGCTGGTGGGGTGGTGCTCTATTTGATGTATTACTACTTCTATCAGTACTACGATGTTTCAAAACGTGGAATGAAACGTCCGGCTCTAACCAAGTCACTTCCCATCTTAATGTTAGCGATGATCCTTTGGGTGGTGATTCTCATGGTTACTGCTTTGCTCCCACAATTTCTCAACCCGCGTGTACCAAACTGGTTCATGCTCTTACTCGGTGGTGGAGCACTTCTTCTCCGCTACTACTTGAAGAAAAAATACAATATCAAGAGCGCCAATACAGCACCTCAACGACGCTAA
- a CDS encoding GNAT family N-acetyltransferase — MKESTIIRRMMKSDIEEISQAFIHQGWPGREDILTSYLQDQENGERDVLVAESDGFVAGYITILPDAKHGPFVGVYPELTDFNVFEPFRNRGIGNQLLEEAEKRVGLLSEIVTLGVGLHSGYGPAQRLYVKRGYIPDGSGIWFRDQPLAPYSSCENDDDLVLYFSKRLNTEM; from the coding sequence ATGAAGGAAAGTACGATCATCAGAAGGATGATGAAATCTGATATTGAAGAGATCTCTCAAGCCTTTATCCATCAAGGGTGGCCGGGTAGAGAGGATATCTTGACCAGCTATTTGCAGGATCAGGAGAATGGAGAGAGGGACGTATTAGTAGCTGAGTCGGATGGATTTGTGGCAGGTTATATCACTATATTGCCTGATGCCAAGCACGGTCCTTTCGTGGGAGTCTATCCTGAACTAACTGATTTTAATGTTTTTGAGCCATTTAGAAATCGAGGAATTGGGAATCAACTCCTAGAGGAGGCGGAAAAAAGAGTCGGGCTACTGTCAGAGATTGTTACTTTAGGGGTTGGTTTACACTCGGGTTATGGCCCAGCTCAAAGGCTTTATGTTAAACGGGGGTATATCCCAGATGGATCTGGAATTTGGTTTAGGGATCAGCCCTTGGCCCCTTACAGTTCTTGTGAAAACGATGATGACTTAGTTCTCTATTTTTCAAAAAGGTTGAACACGGAAATGTAG
- the rpsR gene encoding 30S ribosomal protein S18, with protein sequence MAQQRRGGFKRRKKVDYIAANKIEYVDYKDTELLSRFVSERGKILPRRVTGTSAKNQRKVTTAIKRARVMALMPFVNED encoded by the coding sequence ATGGCTCAACAACGTCGTGGCGGATTCAAACGCCGTAAAAAAGTTGATTACATCGCAGCAAACAAAATTGAATATGTTGATTACAAAGATACTGAGCTTCTTAGCCGTTTCGTTTCAGAACGTGGGAAAATCCTTCCTCGTCGTGTAACTGGAACTTCAGCGAAGAACCAACGTAAAGTAACAACAGCTATCAAACGCGCTCGCGTAATGGCTTTGATGCCTTTCGTAAACGAAGATTAA
- a CDS encoding single-stranded DNA-binding protein: MINNVVLVGRMTRDAELRYTPQNQAVATFSLAVNRNFKNQNGERDADFINCVIWRQQAENLANWAKKGALVGITGRIQTRNYENQQGQRVYVTEVVADSFQLLESRANREGQAGGGYASAGGFAGNAAPSFGGSEPSNATPNFGRDDNPFGANPMDISDDDLPF; this comes from the coding sequence ATGATTAACAATGTTGTACTTGTAGGTCGTATGACTCGAGATGCTGAACTTCGTTATACCCCTCAAAATCAGGCTGTTGCGACATTCTCACTTGCTGTTAACCGTAATTTTAAAAACCAAAATGGTGAACGAGATGCGGACTTTATCAACTGTGTGATTTGGCGTCAACAAGCTGAAAATTTAGCAAATTGGGCTAAAAAGGGTGCCTTAGTTGGGATTACAGGTCGTATCCAGACTCGTAATTATGAGAATCAGCAAGGTCAACGTGTTTATGTCACTGAAGTCGTAGCGGACAGCTTCCAATTATTGGAAAGCCGCGCGAATCGTGAAGGACAAGCAGGTGGTGGTTATGCCTCTGCTGGAGGATTTGCAGGAAATGCAGCTCCAAGCTTTGGAGGATCTGAACCATCTAATGCAACACCAAACTTTGGACGTGATGACAATCCATTCGGAGCTAATCCAATGGACATCTCGGATGACGATCTACCATTCTAA